A stretch of DNA from Sphingomonas ginkgonis:
CTTGTGGCAGCGCTTTGGCTCCAGTGCAGGCGTGTCGGTTCACTGAGGCGGTCGGATCGGTGGTCCGCCGCCGCTGACATCTGAGGAAGAAAGCTCATGGACGTTCGTGTTGCAGGTCACCAGGTGGAGACCGGGGGCGCGCTGCAGGACCATGTTGGTCGGCGCATCAACGCCATGGCGGACAAATATTTCGCGCGCGCGATCGGCGCCAACGTGACCTTCGGCAAGGGCCCGCACGACAATGGCTTCACCTGCGACATCGTCGCCCCGGTGAACCAGGGGATCGTGCTCAAGGCCTCGAACCGGGCGGGCGACGCGCACGTCGCCTTCGACGGCGCGGCCGACAAGATCGAGCGGCAGCTGCGCCGCTACATGGCCCGCCTGCGCGAGCGCGGCGGCGGCGCCAACGGCGCGGCGCGCGACGAATTCGTCGAGAACGCCAGCTACACCATCTTCGCCTCGCCGGTGATCGAGGAGGAGGAGCCGGTGATCGAGCATCCGCCGATCGTCGCCGAGACCCGGGTCGACATCCCCGACGCCAGCGTCAGCGACGCGGTGATGATGATGGACCTGCGCAATACCAACGCGCTGCTGTTCCGCAACAGCAAGACCGGCGCCCACAACATGGTCTACAAACGGGACGACGGCACGATCGGCTGGGTGGAACCTCGCACCGCCTGACCATTTACATTTGTTGCAGTAACTGATTGTAGGCGCCGCCCCGTGGCGGGCGGTTGAGAGTGCGTCCATGCATCTGAGCGATTTCGTCGACTTCGACACGATCCGGACCGGCGTGACCGCGGGCAACAAGCGCGGGCTGTTCCAGCTGCTCGGCCAGCAGTCGGGACAGCGGCTGGGAATCGACGGCGCGCAGATCACCGCCGCCATCGCCGAGCGCGAGCGGCTCGGCTCGACCGGCTTCGGCAACGGTGTCGCGATCCCCCACGGCAAGATCGAGGGGCTGGCGCGCAACTTCTGCATGCTGGTCCGGCTCGCCGAGCCGATCGACTACAAGGCGGTCGACGGCGCCCCGGTCGATCTCGTCTTTTTCCTCCTCTCGCCGCCGGAATCGGGCGC
This window harbors:
- the hpf gene encoding ribosome hibernation-promoting factor, HPF/YfiA family, which produces MDVRVAGHQVETGGALQDHVGRRINAMADKYFARAIGANVTFGKGPHDNGFTCDIVAPVNQGIVLKASNRAGDAHVAFDGAADKIERQLRRYMARLRERGGGANGAARDEFVENASYTIFASPVIEEEEPVIEHPPIVAETRVDIPDASVSDAVMMMDLRNTNALLFRNSKTGAHNMVYKRDDGTIGWVEPRTA
- a CDS encoding PTS sugar transporter subunit IIA, producing MHLSDFVDFDTIRTGVTAGNKRGLFQLLGQQSGQRLGIDGAQITAAIAERERLGSTGFGNGVAIPHGKIEGLARNFCMLVRLAEPIDYKAVDGAPVDLVFFLLSPPESGAQHLKALAAISRLVRHAPTLEKLRGARSQDALAAVLLGADERDAA